Proteins encoded by one window of Paraburkholderia terrae:
- a CDS encoding Lrp/AsnC family transcriptional regulator, translated as MKLDRYDLAILRILARDGRITKSRLAEEVNLSISPAWERVRRLEESGLIRGYRTDVDWAKAFKGSRIIVEVTLARHTAHDMRRFEERVASAPEVVQCHATGGGVDYFLHVVARDIDHYQRFIDSLLTDEVGIERYFTYVVTKVVKDGEESVPEWAECG; from the coding sequence ATGAAACTCGATCGCTATGATCTTGCGATTCTTCGTATTCTTGCGCGAGATGGGCGTATTACGAAGTCGCGGCTCGCTGAGGAAGTGAATCTGTCTATCTCACCTGCGTGGGAGCGGGTGAGGCGGCTCGAAGAGAGTGGTCTGATTCGTGGTTATCGGACGGATGTTGATTGGGCTAAGGCTTTTAAGGGTAGTCGGATTATTGTTGAAGTGACGCTGGCGCGGCATACGGCACACGATATGCGGCGGTTTGAGGAACGGGTGGCTTCTGCGCCTGAGGTCGTGCAATGTCATGCCACTGGCGGTGGGGTCGACTATTTTTTGCACGTGGTGGCGCGGGATATCGATCACTATCAGCGGTTTATTGATTCGCTGCTTACCGATGAGGTAGGGATTGAGAGGTATTTTACTTATGTTGTGACTAAGGTCGTTAAGGACGGAGAGGAGTCGGTGCCCGAATGGGCCGAATGCGGGTGA
- the doeB gene encoding N(2)-acetyl-L-2,4-diaminobutanoate deacetylase DoeB has product MRASPISATIDFEADGEQHGFLKLPHSHDASAWGAVMIPITVIRNGDGPTALLTGGNHGDEYEGPIVLSKLASTLQASDVTGRVIIVPFMNYPAFRAGSRTSPIDRGNLNRSFPGKPDGSVTEKIADYFQRYLLPLADYVLDLHAGGRTLDFVPFAAVHVLKDAKQQARCEAAMRAFGAPYSMRMLELDSVGLFDTAVEEAGKVFVSTELGGGGTATVASVAVAERGVRGFLANAGVLSLDDGERVASRTTTLLDMPDGTCYTTSEHDGLLEMCKDLGDSVEAGEVIARVHDMTRTGAKAVEYRARRGGLLAARHFPGLVRIGDTVAVVADVVERGIRV; this is encoded by the coding sequence ATGCGGGCTTCACCCATTTCCGCCACGATCGATTTCGAGGCCGACGGAGAACAGCACGGCTTCCTGAAGCTTCCGCATTCGCACGATGCATCCGCGTGGGGCGCCGTGATGATTCCCATCACGGTGATCCGCAATGGCGACGGGCCGACCGCGTTACTGACGGGCGGCAATCACGGTGACGAGTACGAAGGTCCCATCGTGCTGTCGAAGCTCGCATCGACGCTGCAGGCAAGCGACGTGACCGGGCGCGTGATCATCGTGCCGTTCATGAACTATCCGGCGTTTCGCGCGGGCAGCCGCACGTCGCCGATCGATCGCGGCAATCTGAACCGCAGCTTTCCGGGCAAGCCGGACGGCAGCGTCACCGAAAAGATTGCCGACTACTTTCAGCGCTATTTGCTGCCGCTCGCGGACTATGTGCTCGACCTGCACGCGGGCGGCCGCACGCTCGACTTCGTGCCGTTCGCCGCCGTGCACGTATTGAAGGACGCGAAGCAGCAGGCGCGCTGCGAAGCGGCGATGCGCGCGTTCGGCGCGCCGTATTCGATGCGGATGCTGGAGCTGGATAGCGTTGGCTTGTTCGACACGGCTGTCGAAGAGGCGGGCAAGGTGTTCGTGTCGACGGAACTGGGCGGCGGCGGCACGGCGACGGTGGCGAGCGTCGCCGTTGCCGAACGCGGCGTGCGTGGCTTTCTGGCGAATGCGGGTGTGTTGTCATTGGATGACGGCGAACGTGTCGCGTCGCGCACGACCACTTTGCTCGATATGCCGGACGGTACTTGCTATACGACGAGCGAGCATGATGGGTTGCTCGAAATGTGCAAGGACCTGGGCGACAGTGTCGAAGCGGGCGAAGTGATCGCGCGGGTTCACGATATGACGCGTACGGGCGCGAAGGCTGTCGAGTATCGCGCGCGGCGCGGCGGGCTGCTTGCTGCGCGGCATTTTCCGGGACTCGTGCGGATTGGGGATACGGTGGCTGTGGTTGCTGATGTGGTTGAACGCGGTATTCGCGTATGA
- the doeA gene encoding ectoine hydrolase DoeA (DoeA (degradation of ectoine A) is also called EutD (ectoine utilization D).) gives MSNTPQLERDDVKQAAPVVRLPFDRSEYDARIAKTRRAMEKAQIDLLIVTDPTNMGWLTGYDGWSFYVHQCVLLALDGEPVWYGRGQDANGALRTVFMKRENIVGYPDHYVQSTERHPMDYLAREVIEARGWQARRIGVELDNYYFSAAAFASLQRNLPNATWRDATALVNWQRAVKSPREIEYMRIAARIVEKMHAQIVERIEPGMRKSDLVAQIYSAGITGVDGYGGDYPAIVPLLPTGADAAAPHLTWDDSPFEKNAGTFFEIAGCFKRYHCPQSRTVYLGKPPKHFIDAEKAVIEGIEMGLAAAKPGNTCEDIANAFFAVLRKSGIEKNSRCGYPIGASYPPDWGERTMSLRPGDKTVLEPGMTFHFMPGLWLDDWGLEITESILITGSGVETFCNTPRKLFVKE, from the coding sequence ATGTCAAACACACCTCAACTGGAGCGGGACGATGTAAAGCAGGCGGCACCTGTGGTCCGCTTGCCGTTCGATCGCAGCGAGTACGACGCGCGCATCGCGAAGACGCGCCGCGCGATGGAGAAGGCCCAGATCGATCTGCTGATCGTGACGGACCCGACCAACATGGGATGGCTCACCGGCTACGACGGCTGGTCGTTCTATGTGCATCAGTGCGTGCTGCTCGCGCTTGACGGCGAGCCCGTCTGGTATGGACGCGGGCAGGACGCGAACGGCGCGCTGCGCACGGTGTTCATGAAGCGCGAGAACATCGTCGGCTATCCGGATCATTACGTGCAGTCCACCGAGCGTCATCCGATGGATTATCTTGCGCGCGAAGTGATCGAAGCGCGTGGCTGGCAGGCGCGCCGCATCGGCGTCGAACTGGACAACTACTATTTCAGCGCGGCCGCATTTGCATCGTTGCAGCGCAATCTGCCCAATGCGACGTGGCGCGATGCGACGGCGCTCGTCAACTGGCAGCGCGCCGTGAAGTCGCCGCGCGAGATCGAGTACATGCGCATTGCTGCGCGCATCGTCGAGAAGATGCATGCGCAGATCGTCGAGCGGATCGAGCCGGGCATGCGCAAGAGCGACCTCGTTGCGCAGATCTATTCGGCGGGGATTACGGGCGTCGATGGTTATGGCGGCGACTATCCCGCGATCGTGCCGCTGCTGCCGACAGGCGCCGATGCCGCCGCGCCGCATCTCACATGGGACGACTCGCCATTTGAAAAGAACGCGGGCACGTTCTTCGAAATTGCCGGCTGCTTCAAGCGTTATCACTGCCCGCAATCGCGCACCGTGTATCTCGGCAAGCCGCCGAAGCATTTCATCGACGCCGAAAAGGCCGTTATTGAGGGCATCGAAATGGGTCTTGCTGCGGCGAAGCCCGGCAACACCTGTGAAGACATCGCGAATGCGTTCTTTGCGGTGCTGCGCAAATCGGGCATCGAGAAGAATAGCCGTTGCGGTTATCCCATCGGCGCGAGCTATCCGCCCGATTGGGGCGAGCGCACGATGAGCCTGCGTCCGGGGGACAAGACCGTCCTCGAACCCGGCATGACATTTCATTTCATGCCGGGCTTGTGGCTCGACGACTGGGGACTCGAAATCACGGAAAGCATTCTGATTACCGGGTCGGGCGTCGAGACCTTTTGCAATACGCCGCGCAAGCTGTTCGTCAAGGAGTAG
- a CDS encoding cyclodeaminase: MTAITLLGEAQLRELVPLDLAAIDQIEAAFLSLATEAVAMPPILRLDLPEHRGEVDVKTAYLPRFDSFAIKVSPGFFNNPKLGLPSLNGLMLVLSAKTGLTEAVLLDNGYLTAVRTAAAGAVAARWLAKQHAPNVAVIGAGEQARLQLQALAMVRKVERVTVWARNRANAEQFAADMSAQLHIAYEVARDVHHALAEADIAITTTPSTEPLIHAADLHPGLHITAMGSDAEHKNEIAPQALVAARYVCDRVTQTRVLGELHHAIEAGVVDANAQHVELGQIIAGQAQGRTSDGDITLCDLTGTGAQDTAIATLAVARARAANAGTLFRNDMKR; the protein is encoded by the coding sequence ATGACAGCTATTACCCTGCTCGGCGAAGCGCAACTCAGAGAACTCGTACCACTCGATCTCGCCGCTATCGACCAGATCGAAGCCGCATTTCTGTCGCTCGCGACGGAAGCCGTCGCGATGCCGCCGATCCTGCGGCTCGATCTGCCCGAGCATCGCGGCGAAGTCGATGTGAAGACCGCGTATCTGCCGCGCTTCGACAGCTTCGCGATCAAGGTCAGCCCGGGTTTCTTCAACAACCCGAAACTTGGCTTGCCGAGTCTCAATGGCCTGATGCTCGTGTTGTCGGCGAAAACGGGACTGACGGAAGCCGTGCTGCTCGATAACGGCTATCTGACGGCCGTGCGTACGGCTGCCGCCGGCGCGGTCGCGGCGCGCTGGCTCGCGAAGCAGCACGCGCCGAATGTCGCGGTGATCGGCGCAGGCGAACAGGCGCGTCTGCAATTGCAGGCGCTCGCGATGGTGCGAAAAGTCGAGCGCGTAACGGTATGGGCGCGCAATCGTGCGAACGCCGAGCAATTCGCAGCCGACATGTCCGCGCAATTGCACATCGCGTACGAAGTTGCGCGCGACGTGCATCACGCGCTCGCTGAAGCGGACATCGCGATCACGACGACGCCGAGCACCGAGCCGCTGATTCACGCGGCCGATCTGCATCCGGGCCTGCACATCACGGCAATGGGCTCGGATGCGGAGCACAAGAACGAGATCGCACCGCAAGCACTGGTGGCGGCGCGCTATGTGTGCGATCGCGTCACGCAGACCCGTGTGCTCGGCGAGCTTCATCACGCGATTGAAGCGGGCGTCGTCGACGCGAACGCGCAGCATGTAGAACTCGGACAGATCATCGCAGGACAGGCCCAGGGCCGCACGAGCGACGGTGACATCACGCTATGCGATCTCACGGGCACGGGCGCGCAGGACACGGCCATCGCGACGCTTGCGGTCGCGCGTGCGCGCGCGGCCAATGCAGGCACCCTTTTCCGCAACGACATGAAGCGCTGA
- the eutB gene encoding hydroxyectoine utilization dehydratase EutB, with amino-acid sequence MSVLSLADVYAARRRIERRVLRTPLVESHALSAVANAPVYLKLETVQPTGSFKLRGATNALVRLAEAGCARVVTASTGNHGRAVAHAARALGIEATVCMSSLVPSNKVEAVRALGAQAHIVGKSQDDAQHEAHRLVREEGYAYVPPFDHLDVIAGQATIGIEIAEDLPDVAHIAVPLSGGGLFSGVAFAAKQVGPSVRMTGVTMARGAAMHASLAAGKPVLVDELETLADSLGGGIGLDNRHTFSLTRELIDEVVLLDEASIARGIVHAYEAEHLVLEGAAAVGIAALLAGRLGNGAVARGPIVLIVTGANIDMNQHRRIVGAA; translated from the coding sequence ACTTTCGCTTGCCGATGTCTATGCCGCACGCCGACGTATCGAACGGCGCGTGCTGCGCACGCCACTCGTCGAATCGCACGCCTTGTCGGCGGTTGCGAATGCACCCGTCTATCTGAAACTCGAAACCGTCCAGCCGACGGGCAGCTTCAAGCTGCGCGGCGCGACGAACGCGCTCGTGCGTCTCGCCGAAGCGGGATGCGCGCGTGTGGTGACGGCATCGACGGGCAATCATGGGCGTGCCGTCGCGCACGCGGCGCGCGCGCTCGGCATCGAGGCGACTGTGTGCATGTCGTCGCTGGTGCCGTCGAACAAGGTCGAGGCCGTGCGCGCGCTGGGCGCTCAGGCGCACATCGTCGGCAAGAGCCAGGACGATGCGCAACATGAAGCGCATCGCCTCGTGCGCGAAGAAGGCTACGCGTACGTGCCGCCGTTCGATCATCTCGACGTGATCGCCGGGCAGGCGACCATCGGCATCGAGATCGCAGAAGACTTGCCCGACGTCGCGCATATCGCGGTGCCACTGTCGGGCGGCGGTCTTTTTTCAGGGGTCGCGTTCGCCGCGAAGCAGGTCGGGCCCAGCGTGCGGATGACGGGCGTGACGATGGCGCGCGGCGCCGCGATGCACGCGAGTCTCGCGGCGGGCAAGCCCGTGCTCGTCGATGAACTGGAGACACTCGCGGACTCGCTGGGTGGCGGCATCGGGCTCGACAACCGGCACACGTTCTCACTGACGCGCGAACTGATCGACGAGGTCGTATTGCTCGACGAGGCGTCGATAGCGCGGGGCATCGTGCATGCGTACGAAGCCGAACATCTGGTGCTCGAAGGCGCTGCCGCCGTCGGCATTGCCGCGCTGCTCGCGGGGCGTCTGGGTAATGGGGCTGTTGCGCGCGGCCCGATCGTGCTGATTGTGACGGGCGCCAATATCGACATGAACCAGCATCGCCGCATAGTCGGTGCAGCCTGA